The following are encoded in a window of Amycolatopsis lexingtonensis genomic DNA:
- a CDS encoding benzoate-CoA ligase family protein, translated as MATAFNAAEYLLSAGHPDATAVVSPRRSLTYAELAAESRRVAAGLVELGVRPEERVMFCMVDDVELLTGILGAMLAGAVAVPVSTMVTGLELGKVLADSRARVLGVSGEFAEQAATALGFAPEVTDVLLDRADAAEFGVRTHEWASLGGTFRSGRTWEDSPALWLYTSGTTGQPKGAMHRHASIRAVCETYARSVLATTPSDRFLSVPKLFFAYGLGNSCFFPLGAGGTVLLEPSRPTPALFARRAREERPSLFFAVPTFYAALLASDVPDDSFTSVRQAVSAGEPLPASLFERFRARFGLEILDGIGSTEALHIFLSNQPGSVRPGSTGVAVPGYSLQIRDEAGAVIDAAGKPGELFVAGPSTATGYWARYDATKLVFQGEWLRTGDSYVRNEDGTYTCLGRFGDMLKAGGIWVSPSEVEERLRQHPAVAEVAVVAAPDADGLDKPVACVVAAPGFAVDPGELIEFCREGLAAFKRPRGVVELAELPKTATGKIRRNVIREQVRDVLRVVPSP; from the coding sequence GTGGCGACAGCGTTCAACGCGGCGGAGTACCTGCTCTCGGCCGGGCACCCGGACGCGACCGCGGTCGTGTCGCCCCGCCGTTCGCTGACCTACGCCGAGCTGGCGGCGGAGTCCCGCCGGGTCGCCGCCGGGCTCGTGGAGCTGGGCGTCCGGCCCGAAGAGCGGGTCATGTTCTGCATGGTCGACGACGTCGAGCTGCTCACCGGCATCCTCGGCGCGATGCTGGCCGGCGCGGTCGCGGTGCCGGTGTCCACCATGGTCACCGGGCTCGAGCTGGGCAAGGTGCTGGCCGACTCGCGGGCCCGCGTGCTCGGCGTGTCCGGGGAGTTCGCCGAGCAGGCCGCCACCGCGCTCGGCTTCGCCCCCGAGGTCACCGACGTGCTGCTCGACCGGGCCGACGCGGCGGAGTTCGGCGTCCGGACGCACGAGTGGGCGTCACTGGGCGGGACGTTCCGAAGTGGACGGACGTGGGAGGACTCGCCCGCGCTGTGGCTGTACACGTCGGGGACGACCGGGCAGCCGAAGGGCGCGATGCACCGGCACGCGAGCATCCGCGCGGTCTGCGAGACGTACGCCCGTTCGGTGCTGGCGACCACGCCTTCGGACCGGTTCCTGTCCGTGCCGAAGCTCTTCTTCGCCTACGGGCTGGGCAATTCCTGCTTCTTCCCGCTCGGCGCGGGCGGCACCGTGCTGCTCGAGCCCTCGCGGCCGACGCCCGCGCTGTTCGCCCGGCGCGCGCGTGAGGAGCGGCCTTCGCTGTTCTTCGCGGTGCCGACGTTCTACGCGGCGCTGCTCGCCAGCGACGTCCCGGACGACTCGTTCACGTCGGTGCGGCAGGCGGTTTCGGCCGGGGAACCGCTGCCCGCGTCGCTGTTCGAACGGTTCCGCGCCCGCTTCGGGCTGGAGATCCTCGACGGCATCGGGTCGACCGAGGCCCTGCACATCTTCCTGTCGAACCAGCCCGGTTCGGTGCGGCCGGGCAGCACCGGCGTCGCCGTGCCCGGGTACTCCCTGCAGATCCGCGACGAAGCCGGCGCGGTGATCGACGCCGCCGGCAAGCCCGGCGAGCTGTTCGTCGCCGGGCCGTCGACGGCGACCGGCTACTGGGCCCGCTACGACGCGACCAAGCTCGTCTTCCAAGGCGAGTGGCTGCGGACCGGCGACAGCTACGTCCGCAATGAGGACGGCACGTACACCTGCCTCGGCCGGTTCGGCGACATGCTGAAGGCGGGCGGGATCTGGGTGTCACCGTCCGAAGTGGAGGAACGGCTGCGGCAGCACCCGGCGGTGGCCGAGGTCGCCGTCGTCGCCGCGCCGGACGCCGACGGCCTCGACAAGCCGGTCGCGTGCGTGGTGGCCGCGCCCGGCTTCGCGGTGGACCCGGGGGAGCTGATCGAGTTCTGCCGCGAGGGGCTCGCGGCGTTCAAGCGGCCGCGCGGGGTGGTCGAGCTGGCCGAGCTGCCGAAGACGGCGACCGGCAAGATCCGCCGCAACGTGATCCGCGAGCAGGTCCGCGACGTGCTGCGGGTGGTGCCCAGTCCGTGA
- a CDS encoding amidohydrolase family protein produces MIDGYFVVDAHVHTPRLPTLKPAWLQWAHDFAGSYPWRSVYDAEGTVIPSAMDELMDSEGVDRVLLFCEYSPRATGIQPIEDNLPLVEHNPTRFRLVANVNPYLHHPAAAEVERQLDLGAVALKIHPVHGAFSPAEKELYPVYQLCAERGVPVIFHSGTSSFPGSRASFGNPELLSDVVEDFPSLQFVFAHGGRGWWYDVAAFLALARDNVWLDLAGLPPKKLKEYYQRFDFTRLAGKFVFGTDWPGVPSVAKNVRTLIGLGLPEDVLTGVLSGNAVKLMPGLA; encoded by the coding sequence GTGATCGACGGGTACTTCGTGGTGGACGCGCACGTCCACACGCCGCGGCTGCCGACGCTGAAACCCGCCTGGCTGCAGTGGGCGCACGATTTCGCGGGCTCGTACCCGTGGCGTTCGGTGTACGACGCCGAAGGGACGGTGATCCCGTCGGCGATGGACGAATTGATGGACTCCGAAGGCGTCGACCGGGTGCTGCTGTTCTGCGAGTACAGCCCGCGGGCCACCGGGATCCAGCCCATCGAGGACAACCTGCCGCTGGTCGAGCACAACCCCACGCGGTTCCGGCTGGTGGCCAACGTCAACCCGTACCTGCACCATCCGGCCGCGGCGGAGGTCGAGCGGCAGCTGGACCTGGGCGCGGTGGCGCTGAAGATCCACCCGGTGCACGGCGCGTTTTCCCCGGCGGAGAAGGAGCTTTACCCGGTCTACCAGCTGTGTGCCGAGCGCGGTGTGCCGGTGATCTTCCACTCCGGGACGTCGAGCTTCCCGGGTTCCCGCGCCAGTTTCGGGAACCCGGAGCTGCTGTCCGATGTGGTCGAGGACTTCCCTTCGCTGCAGTTCGTCTTCGCCCACGGCGGCCGCGGGTGGTGGTACGACGTGGCCGCGTTCCTGGCCCTGGCCCGCGACAACGTCTGGCTCGACCTCGCCGGGCTGCCGCCGAAGAAGCTGAAGGAGTACTACCAGCGCTTCGACTTCACCCGGCTCGCCGGGAAGTTCGTCTTCGGGACGGACTGGCCCGGCGTGCCGTCGGTGGCGAAGAACGTGCGGACGCTGATCGGCCTCGGCCTGCCGGAGGACGTGCTGACCGGAGTCCTGTCGGGCAACGCGGTCAAGCTGATGCCGGGCCTAGCCTAG